Proteins from one Labrenzia sp. CE80 genomic window:
- the sulP gene encoding sulfate permease, protein MNHLKRYFPILTWGRTYDKEAATSDLVAAIIVTIMLIPQSLAYALLAGLPPEVGLYASILPLVAYAIFGTSRALAVGPVAVVSLMTASAVGEFTRQGTPEYLGAAIVLAFISGLMLMAMGFFRLGFLANLLSHPVISGFITASGLLIASSQLKHILGVPASGHNLYDILLSIGSKVGETNLVTLAIGVLATGFLFWVRKGLKELLLSVGIKPFLADILTKAGPVAAVAATTLVAAAFDLGSKGVRLVGDIPSGLPMPHLPSFDSALWLQLAPAALLISVIGFVESVSVAQTLAAKKRQRIEPDQELIGLGASNVASAISGGYPVTGGFARSVVNFDAGAATPAAGAFTAVGIAVATLFLTPLLTNLPQATLAATIIVAVLSLVDLGAIKRTYAYSKSDFAAMAATILITLFFGVEQGVVSGVVLSIALYLYRSSRPHMAVVGIVPGTEHFRNVDRHTVATGESVLTLRVDESLFFANSRYLEDRIYALVADRPEIQHAVLMCPAVNEIDASALESLEEINHRLSDSGVSFHLSEVKGPVMDRLQKTDFLTHLTGKVFLSQYEALCELDPLTAHISESHTPKRNAQSGIWSGPEI, encoded by the coding sequence ATGAACCATTTAAAGCGCTATTTTCCGATCCTGACCTGGGGTCGGACTTACGACAAGGAAGCTGCGACAAGTGACCTGGTCGCGGCGATCATCGTGACAATCATGCTCATCCCGCAGTCTCTGGCCTATGCTCTGCTTGCGGGGCTCCCGCCTGAAGTCGGCCTTTATGCCTCAATCCTGCCTCTGGTAGCCTATGCGATCTTCGGAACCAGCCGGGCGCTCGCGGTAGGGCCCGTCGCCGTTGTCTCTCTCATGACGGCCTCTGCAGTCGGCGAGTTCACACGGCAGGGAACGCCAGAATATCTTGGTGCCGCAATTGTTCTGGCTTTCATTTCCGGACTGATGCTGATGGCCATGGGCTTCTTCCGTCTCGGCTTTCTTGCAAATCTTCTTAGCCACCCGGTCATATCTGGCTTCATCACGGCCTCCGGGCTGCTGATCGCCTCGAGCCAGCTGAAACACATCCTTGGCGTTCCTGCTTCAGGTCACAATCTCTACGACATCCTTCTGTCCATCGGATCGAAGGTCGGCGAAACCAATCTTGTCACGCTTGCTATCGGCGTCCTCGCGACCGGCTTTTTGTTCTGGGTCCGCAAGGGTTTGAAAGAGTTGCTGCTTAGCGTCGGCATCAAGCCGTTTCTCGCAGATATCCTGACCAAGGCCGGTCCGGTCGCAGCAGTCGCCGCGACCACTTTGGTCGCTGCCGCGTTTGATCTGGGTTCGAAAGGGGTACGTCTCGTTGGCGACATTCCCTCCGGTCTGCCGATGCCGCACTTACCGAGTTTCGACAGCGCGCTCTGGCTTCAGTTGGCGCCTGCCGCCCTTTTGATTTCGGTCATCGGGTTCGTTGAATCCGTCTCAGTGGCTCAAACCCTCGCGGCCAAGAAACGACAGCGCATCGAGCCGGATCAGGAGCTGATCGGGCTTGGTGCCTCCAATGTCGCTTCTGCCATTTCCGGCGGTTATCCGGTCACCGGCGGCTTTGCCCGCTCGGTCGTTAACTTCGATGCAGGTGCTGCCACACCTGCTGCAGGTGCGTTCACCGCTGTCGGCATTGCCGTCGCGACCTTGTTTCTCACGCCGCTTCTGACCAACCTGCCGCAAGCGACCCTCGCCGCAACCATCATTGTTGCTGTCCTGTCTCTCGTGGATCTGGGCGCGATCAAACGCACCTACGCCTACTCCAAGAGCGACTTCGCCGCCATGGCAGCTACGATCCTGATCACCCTGTTCTTCGGGGTAGAGCAAGGTGTCGTGTCGGGCGTGGTACTTTCGATCGCGCTCTATCTCTATCGTTCCAGCCGTCCGCATATGGCCGTGGTGGGTATTGTTCCTGGAACCGAGCATTTCCGAAATGTCGACCGCCACACAGTAGCGACAGGAGAAAGCGTTCTTACCCTGCGAGTCGATGAGAGCCTGTTCTTTGCAAACAGTCGCTATCTGGAAGACCGGATCTACGCACTCGTGGCAGACAGGCCGGAAATCCAGCACGCCGTGCTGATGTGCCCAGCGGTCAATGAGATCGATGCAAGTGCACTGGAAAGCCTTGAAGAGATCAATCATCGTCTTTCAGACAGCGGCGTTTCCTTTCACCTTTCCGAGGTCAAAGGTCCAGTCATGGACCGGCTGCAGAAGACAGACTTCCTCACGCACCTCACAGGCAAGGTGTTCCTCAGTCAATATGAAGCCTTGTGCGAACTGGATCCCCTGACGGCCCACATTTCGGAATCGCATACACCCAAGCGCAATGCGCAATCTGGGATCTGGTCCGGCCCGGAAATCTGA
- a CDS encoding trehalose-6-phosphate synthase: MGRLVVVSNRVGPLKDTGRAGGLAVALVDALTQTGGIWFGWSGEISEEGSFGQLKTQKTRKVQMVQMDLTQADYDEFYAGYANRTLWPILHYRLDLAVFDRRFEQGYRHVNDRFATRLRPLLQDDDVVWVHDYHFLTFAANLRAMEVNNPLAFFLHIPFPAPEILAALPNAGSIVRAMLAYDLVGFQTRRDADNFRRFVIEELDATDLGDGRISTGGREVIVRAYPIGIDAEAFSKFGMTPEARRNMLRLEKLMGGRQQIIGVDRIDYSKGLPERFRAFERLLEDYPENRGRVSLMQVAPPSRAELDAYIDIRRELDEMTGHVNGRFADLDWTPIRFLTKSFPRRALAGIYRASRVGLVTPLRDGMNLVAKEYIAAQRAEDPGVLVLSRFAGAAEGMKEAVIVNPHSAEEVAAGLQSAITMPLEERRDRWQIMFDRLCEEDAIDWSRSIMNDVASMKA, encoded by the coding sequence ATGGGACGGCTTGTCGTCGTATCGAATCGAGTGGGACCACTGAAGGATACGGGACGGGCTGGCGGGCTTGCGGTTGCCTTGGTCGACGCTTTGACCCAGACCGGGGGCATATGGTTTGGCTGGTCCGGAGAGATTTCCGAAGAAGGGTCCTTCGGGCAACTCAAGACCCAGAAGACGCGCAAGGTCCAGATGGTCCAGATGGATCTGACGCAGGCCGACTACGACGAGTTTTATGCCGGCTATGCCAATCGTACACTCTGGCCGATTTTGCACTACCGGCTGGACCTCGCGGTTTTCGATCGACGCTTTGAGCAGGGATATCGGCACGTCAATGACCGGTTTGCGACCCGCCTCCGGCCCTTGTTGCAGGACGACGACGTCGTCTGGGTGCACGACTATCATTTCCTGACGTTTGCCGCGAATCTGCGCGCGATGGAGGTGAATAATCCGCTCGCCTTCTTCCTGCATATTCCGTTTCCCGCGCCCGAAATCCTTGCAGCCCTTCCGAATGCCGGATCCATCGTTCGTGCCATGCTCGCTTATGATCTTGTGGGTTTCCAGACCCGGCGGGATGCGGACAATTTCCGCCGTTTCGTGATCGAGGAGCTGGATGCGACCGACTTGGGCGATGGCCGTATTTCGACGGGGGGGCGAGAGGTTATCGTGCGTGCTTACCCGATCGGGATTGATGCAGAGGCATTCTCGAAGTTCGGAATGACCCCGGAAGCGCGCCGGAATATGTTGCGCCTCGAAAAGCTGATGGGCGGCCGCCAGCAAATCATTGGCGTTGACCGGATCGACTATTCAAAAGGCCTGCCGGAACGCTTTCGGGCCTTCGAACGGTTGCTGGAGGATTATCCGGAAAACCGGGGGCGCGTGTCGCTCATGCAGGTGGCCCCGCCATCACGTGCCGAGCTTGATGCATATATTGACATTCGCAGGGAGCTTGACGAGATGACGGGCCATGTGAATGGCCGGTTTGCCGACCTCGACTGGACGCCAATCCGTTTTCTGACCAAGTCTTTCCCACGCCGGGCGCTTGCAGGCATTTATCGCGCCAGCCGTGTTGGTCTTGTGACCCCCTTGCGCGACGGTATGAACCTGGTCGCAAAGGAATACATCGCGGCGCAACGGGCAGAGGATCCCGGCGTATTGGTTCTGTCCCGATTTGCCGGTGCGGCAGAAGGCATGAAGGAAGCCGTGATCGTCAATCCGCATTCCGCCGAAGAGGTGGCGGCTGGTCTTCAGTCTGCCATAACGATGCCTCTGGAAGAGCGACGGGATCGCTGGCAGATCATGTTCGACCGTCTTTGCGAGGAAGACGCGATTGACTGGTCCAGGTCAATCATGAACGATGTGGCTTCGATGAAAGCCTAG
- a CDS encoding MmcB family DNA repair protein, giving the protein MNRKTTPSGQRVTLDDPLTDGRQSEAALKIWRGTARMLRALNFACLPEITLASGRRADLIALGPKHELWIIEVKSSVADFRADTKWPDYREHCDRLFFATHTDMPNEIFPEDAGLIISDGYGAEVLRDAPEHKVAAATRKAVMLRFARLAAHRLHDLSDPDGRHLFHGL; this is encoded by the coding sequence ATGAACCGCAAGACTACACCTTCAGGCCAGCGTGTGACGCTTGACGACCCGTTAACAGATGGCCGCCAGTCGGAGGCAGCTCTCAAGATCTGGCGTGGCACTGCACGCATGCTCAGGGCGCTGAATTTTGCCTGTCTTCCCGAGATCACCTTGGCGTCCGGTCGACGCGCGGACCTGATTGCCCTCGGGCCAAAACACGAACTCTGGATCATCGAGGTCAAATCATCTGTCGCTGATTTTCGCGCCGACACCAAATGGCCCGACTACCGAGAACACTGTGACCGGCTGTTCTTTGCAACCCATACGGATATGCCCAATGAGATATTCCCAGAGGATGCCGGGCTGATCATCTCTGACGGGTATGGCGCAGAAGTCCTGCGCGATGCGCCGGAACACAAGGTTGCAGCAGCCACCCGCAAGGCGGTCATGCTTCGATTTGCCAGACTGGCGGCGCACCGTCTTCACGATCTTTCCGATCCAGACGGACGGCACCTGTTCCACGGTCTGTAA
- a CDS encoding YeeE/YedE family protein, whose product MLKTLSAFAIGLVFGIGIMLSGMANPAKVLNFFDISGTWDPSLMFVMGGALVVTAIGYRLVFRMRHPLLADGFSLPNRKDLDAKLIGGSAIFGIGWGLSGFCPGGLVPALGLGRMEPVIAATAIVAGMIVFRVVNHLRPATPATSTNQA is encoded by the coding sequence GTGCTCAAGACACTCTCTGCGTTCGCCATCGGGCTCGTATTCGGCATCGGAATCATGCTCTCGGGCATGGCAAACCCGGCCAAGGTTCTGAACTTCTTTGATATCTCTGGAACGTGGGACCCCAGCTTGATGTTTGTCATGGGCGGCGCACTCGTCGTGACGGCCATCGGCTACCGGCTGGTGTTCCGTATGCGCCACCCTCTGCTTGCTGACGGTTTTTCTCTGCCAAACCGGAAAGACCTCGACGCGAAACTGATCGGTGGATCCGCCATCTTCGGCATAGGCTGGGGTCTCAGCGGCTTTTGCCCGGGCGGCTTAGTCCCTGCGCTTGGCCTTGGACGCATGGAACCAGTCATCGCCGCGACAGCAATTGTTGCCGGCATGATCGTCTTCCGGGTTGTCAATCACCTGCGCCCTGCCACTCCGGCGACTTCCACAAACCAAGCCTAA
- a CDS encoding MBL fold metallo-hydrolase — translation MTAATYPVDMSVTPDVKAFFDPATNTISYVVKDPRSKACAVIDSVMDIDYAAGRITYDHADAMIDYIEQDGLKLEWLIETHVHADHLSAAPYIQSKLGGKLGIGDKITVVQDTFGKVFNEGTDFQRDGSQFDRLFQDGDTYEIGGLKAFAMYTPGHTPACMVHVIGDAAFVGDTLFMPDGGSARADFPGGDAATLYDSIQKVLSLPDGMRLFMCHDYGPNGRDIKWETTVGEEKAHNIHVGGGKTKEEFVKFRQERDAQLDMPKLIIPSLQVNMRAGKLPKEDESGKRFLKVPVNGL, via the coding sequence ATGACTGCTGCGACCTATCCCGTCGACATGTCCGTAACGCCGGACGTCAAGGCGTTCTTCGATCCAGCCACCAATACCATCAGCTATGTGGTGAAGGATCCTAGATCCAAGGCTTGCGCAGTGATCGACAGTGTCATGGACATTGATTATGCAGCCGGCCGGATCACCTATGATCACGCCGACGCCATGATCGACTACATCGAACAGGACGGCTTGAAGCTCGAATGGCTGATCGAAACGCATGTGCACGCAGACCACCTGTCTGCCGCGCCCTACATTCAAAGTAAGCTCGGCGGGAAGCTCGGAATCGGTGACAAGATCACCGTCGTTCAGGACACATTCGGCAAGGTGTTCAACGAAGGCACCGATTTCCAGCGTGACGGCAGCCAGTTCGACCGTCTCTTCCAGGACGGCGACACCTATGAGATTGGCGGCCTCAAGGCTTTCGCCATGTATACGCCAGGTCACACACCAGCTTGTATGGTTCACGTGATCGGCGATGCGGCCTTTGTCGGCGATACCCTGTTCATGCCGGACGGAGGCTCTGCCCGCGCCGATTTCCCCGGCGGCGATGCTGCAACGCTCTACGATTCCATTCAGAAGGTCCTAAGCCTGCCGGACGGCATGCGCCTGTTCATGTGCCACGATTACGGCCCTAATGGACGTGACATCAAATGGGAAACGACAGTTGGTGAAGAGAAGGCACACAACATTCATGTTGGCGGCGGCAAGACGAAAGAGGAGTTTGTCAAATTCCGCCAGGAACGCGATGCCCAGCTCGACATGCCGAAGCTGATCATCCCGTCCCTTCAGGTCAACATGCGCGCGGGCAAACTTCCCAAGGAAGATGAAAGCGGCAAGCGCTTTTTGAAAGTCCCGGTCAACGGCCTCTAA
- a CDS encoding glycoside hydrolase family 15 protein, producing MVWTPPVELSPSLDLAMIGNCSFAGLIDKMGSLVWCCLPRFDGDPVFHSLLGTRGNEGDGAFNIDLNGAVRSEQEYVPNTAIVKTRIFDGQGNAIEITDFAPRFTTKGRMFRPNAIVRRVRPLSGHPRIKVRCRPRFAWGQRVPDVTFGSNHIRWVGNGTTLRMTTNGSVTYIRDETPFLLDGPMSFYLGPDESLTDHPDRICRDFEENTETYWKHWTRRLGLPLEYQEAVIRAAITLKLCTYEETGAIIAAATTSIPEAAGTQRNWDYRYCWIRDAFFVVRALNSLSEMETMENYLRYLNNIAAITQGGHVQPLFGIGMEEKLVETTVDLPGYRGNGPVRVGNQAYEHFQHDVYGQIVLGASQAYFDKRLLHQPGLDDFRRLEQIGERAFAMHDQPDAGIWELRTRARVHTSSSLMCWAACDRLAKIANQFGLSDRTAFWRERAEQVHSVICQRGWNEQKGAFVESFEGNDLDASLLLMAEVGFLPPNDPRFIATVDKIGETLRRGNHLFRYHAADDFGAPENAFNICTFWYIDALARIGRKEEAREIYETMLSCRNHVGLLSEDTTPSTGELWGNFPQTYSMVGIINGAVRLSAGWEKVI from the coding sequence ATGGTTTGGACGCCGCCTGTTGAACTGTCCCCGTCGCTGGACCTGGCGATGATCGGCAACTGCTCTTTTGCCGGGTTGATAGACAAGATGGGCTCGCTCGTCTGGTGCTGCCTGCCCCGGTTTGATGGCGACCCGGTTTTTCATTCCCTCCTAGGAACACGGGGCAACGAGGGCGATGGCGCGTTCAACATCGACCTGAACGGCGCCGTGCGCAGTGAACAGGAATATGTGCCGAACACGGCGATTGTGAAAACGCGGATCTTCGATGGTCAGGGCAACGCTATCGAGATTACCGACTTTGCGCCACGGTTCACGACGAAGGGCCGCATGTTCCGGCCCAACGCAATTGTTCGGCGCGTGCGCCCCCTGTCCGGCCATCCGCGCATCAAGGTTCGCTGTCGCCCACGCTTTGCCTGGGGTCAACGCGTTCCAGACGTAACGTTTGGTTCCAATCATATTCGTTGGGTCGGAAACGGTACAACCCTGCGCATGACGACGAATGGATCCGTCACCTACATCCGCGACGAGACACCGTTCCTTCTGGACGGGCCCATGTCCTTCTACCTCGGTCCGGACGAGTCGCTGACGGATCATCCGGACCGGATTTGCCGGGACTTTGAGGAAAACACAGAGACTTACTGGAAACACTGGACGCGCCGGCTCGGCTTGCCTCTGGAATATCAAGAAGCAGTGATCCGGGCAGCGATCACGCTCAAGCTCTGCACCTATGAGGAAACCGGTGCGATTATCGCAGCGGCGACGACATCGATCCCTGAAGCGGCGGGGACCCAGCGCAACTGGGACTATCGTTATTGCTGGATCCGGGACGCATTCTTCGTGGTGCGCGCGCTCAATTCCCTCTCCGAAATGGAGACGATGGAGAACTATCTCCGCTATCTCAACAACATCGCGGCGATTACCCAGGGCGGGCACGTACAGCCTCTGTTTGGCATCGGCATGGAAGAAAAGCTGGTCGAGACCACGGTCGACCTGCCGGGATACCGAGGCAATGGTCCGGTTCGGGTCGGCAATCAGGCCTATGAGCATTTCCAGCACGATGTTTACGGCCAGATCGTTCTTGGTGCGTCCCAGGCCTATTTTGACAAGCGGCTTTTGCATCAACCGGGGTTGGATGACTTCCGCCGTCTCGAGCAGATTGGCGAGCGTGCATTTGCCATGCATGATCAACCCGATGCCGGCATCTGGGAGCTGCGGACCCGGGCGAGGGTTCACACATCCTCATCGCTGATGTGCTGGGCTGCCTGTGATCGCCTTGCCAAGATCGCCAATCAATTCGGCCTGTCGGATCGAACGGCTTTTTGGCGTGAACGCGCCGAACAGGTCCATTCGGTCATCTGCCAGAGAGGTTGGAACGAGCAGAAAGGCGCCTTTGTCGAAAGCTTCGAAGGCAACGACCTCGATGCGAGCCTACTCCTCATGGCGGAGGTCGGCTTCTTGCCGCCGAACGATCCACGCTTTATCGCGACGGTCGACAAGATCGGTGAGACCCTCCGGCGTGGCAATCATCTGTTCCGCTATCACGCAGCCGATGACTTCGGAGCGCCTGAAAACGCATTTAACATCTGTACCTTCTGGTACATCGACGCCCTTGCGCGGATCGGCCGGAAGGAAGAGGCACGCGAAATCTACGAGACCATGCTGTCTTGCCGCAATCACGTCGGCTTGCTGTCGGAAGATACAACGCCGTCGACCGGTGAACTTTGGGGCAACTTCCCCCAGACCTATTCCATGGTTGGTATCATCAACGGGGCCGTTCGCCTCAGCGCCGGATGGGAGAAAGTCATCTAA
- a CDS encoding DUF2256 domain-containing protein, with protein MRKKADLPQKICRTCGRPFSWRRKWKREWDTVLYCSQRCRKMA; from the coding sequence ATGCGCAAGAAAGCCGACTTGCCCCAGAAGATTTGCCGGACATGTGGCCGACCCTTTTCCTGGCGCCGAAAGTGGAAACGCGAATGGGACACAGTCCTATATTGCTCCCAGCGCTGCCGGAAAATGGCCTAG
- a CDS encoding bifunctional protein tyrosine phosphatase family protein/NAD(P)/FAD-dependent oxidoreductase: MEAKRITKHLSVSPQIAATDLWEVASQGFRSVICNRPDGEGADQPTFEEIETAAKKAGLEIRYLPVVSGKVSDEDATAFSTALEELPKPVFAYCRTGTRSVTLWSLAQAETRPVAEILERTKAAGYDMAGVVRRIANGGRTPTETAEDARFDVVIVGAGAGGIAVASSLKARKSDLEIAIIDPADIHYYQPGWTMVGGGVFKAAETAKTMGSLIPSGVHWIKSAVAAFEPKDNAVVLDGCRIVKYGRLVVCPGLKLDWHKIEGLVDTLGKNGVTSNYRYDLAPYTWHLVKTLKSGRALFTQPPMPIKCAGAPQKALYLSGDHWKRSADLDKINIEFMNAGGVLFGVKDYVPALMNYIKRYEAKLNFFHNLIAIDGPARTATFEVKEPDQEVRRIDVGFDMIHVTPPQVAPDFIRVSPLADGAGWVDVDQDTLRHKSYDNIWSLGDVMSAPNAKTAAAARKQAPVVAENLVADIEGRRALAHYDGYGSCPLTVERGKIVLAEFGYGGKLLPSFPNWLIDGTKPSKAAWLLKERLLPPIYWKAMLRGKEWMAKPEKVTAG, from the coding sequence ATGGAAGCGAAACGGATCACCAAGCACCTTTCGGTCAGTCCGCAGATTGCGGCGACCGACTTGTGGGAAGTTGCCAGCCAGGGCTTCCGCTCTGTCATCTGCAACCGGCCAGATGGAGAAGGCGCTGACCAACCGACGTTTGAGGAGATCGAGACCGCCGCGAAGAAGGCCGGCCTTGAGATCCGCTATCTGCCGGTTGTCTCGGGCAAAGTGTCCGACGAGGACGCCACCGCGTTCAGCACAGCTCTAGAAGAGCTGCCCAAGCCGGTCTTTGCCTATTGCCGGACAGGAACCCGGTCAGTAACACTCTGGTCACTCGCGCAGGCGGAGACACGGCCCGTCGCCGAGATCCTGGAACGGACGAAAGCTGCCGGATATGACATGGCAGGTGTTGTCCGACGTATCGCCAATGGTGGCAGAACGCCAACAGAGACAGCTGAAGATGCTCGGTTTGATGTGGTGATCGTTGGCGCTGGCGCTGGCGGCATCGCGGTCGCTTCCAGCTTAAAAGCTCGGAAGTCAGACCTTGAAATCGCGATCATCGACCCGGCAGACATTCATTACTACCAACCCGGCTGGACCATGGTGGGCGGCGGCGTCTTCAAGGCTGCCGAAACAGCCAAGACGATGGGATCGCTGATACCGTCAGGCGTCCACTGGATCAAATCGGCTGTCGCCGCATTCGAGCCCAAGGACAATGCGGTAGTCCTGGACGGTTGTCGGATCGTGAAATACGGGCGCCTGGTCGTTTGCCCGGGCCTCAAGCTTGACTGGCACAAGATCGAGGGACTGGTCGACACACTGGGCAAGAACGGCGTCACCTCAAACTACCGCTACGATCTCGCGCCCTATACCTGGCACCTAGTCAAAACGCTGAAGAGCGGCCGCGCCCTCTTCACACAACCACCGATGCCGATCAAATGTGCGGGTGCGCCTCAAAAGGCACTCTATCTCTCAGGTGATCATTGGAAGCGGTCTGCCGATCTCGACAAGATCAACATCGAATTCATGAACGCGGGCGGGGTGCTCTTCGGCGTGAAGGACTACGTCCCGGCGCTTATGAATTACATCAAACGCTATGAGGCGAAGCTGAACTTCTTCCATAATCTCATTGCCATAGATGGTCCTGCGCGAACGGCTACGTTCGAGGTCAAAGAACCCGACCAGGAGGTGCGCCGGATCGACGTCGGTTTCGACATGATCCATGTGACGCCGCCGCAGGTCGCACCGGACTTCATTCGGGTCTCGCCGCTGGCAGATGGTGCTGGCTGGGTGGACGTGGATCAGGACACGCTGCGCCACAAGAGCTATGACAATATCTGGTCGCTCGGCGATGTCATGAGTGCACCAAACGCCAAGACGGCTGCCGCAGCACGCAAACAGGCACCGGTCGTTGCAGAAAACCTGGTTGCCGACATTGAGGGCCGGCGCGCCCTTGCGCACTATGACGGCTATGGCTCCTGTCCCCTGACCGTCGAGCGCGGCAAGATCGTGCTCGCGGAATTCGGGTACGGCGGTAAACTCCTGCCCAGTTTCCCGAACTGGCTGATCGACGGCACCAAGCCAAGCAAGGCGGCCTGGCTTTTGAAGGAGCGTCTTCTGCCACCGATCTACTGGAAGGCCATGCTGCGCGGCAAGGAATGGATGGCAAAGCCAGAGAAAGTCACCGCCGGCTGA
- the xylA gene encoding xylose isomerase → MTTGFFGDITKIPFEGPDSTNPLAFRFYDPDEVFMGKRMEDHMRFAVCYWHNFAWPGGDPFGGQTFERPWFPADSMELAKLKADVAFEMFTALGVPYYCFHDADVRPEGASFAENTRNLNEIVDYFAEKQAATGLKLLWGTANLFSNRRFMSGAATNPDPDVFAFSAATVKTCMDATLKLGGENYVLWGGREGYETLLNTDLKQEDQQLGRMLNMVVDYKHKIGFKGAILIEPKPQEPTKHQYDYDVATVYGFLRRHGLENEVKVNIEQGHAILAGHSFEHELAMANALGIFGSIDMNRNDYQSGWDTDQFPNNVPEMALAYYEILKGGGFTTGGTNFDAKLRRQSLDPQDLLTAHIGGMDCCARGLKAAGRMLEDGVLTDFVKDRYAGWQSEDSKAMLTTSSLEDIEQRVLKEEINPQPVSGRQEYLENVVNRYV, encoded by the coding sequence ATGACCACCGGATTTTTCGGCGACATCACCAAAATCCCGTTTGAAGGGCCTGACAGCACCAATCCTCTGGCTTTTCGCTTCTACGACCCGGATGAGGTCTTCATGGGAAAACGCATGGAAGATCACATGCGTTTTGCGGTTTGCTATTGGCACAATTTCGCCTGGCCCGGCGGCGATCCCTTCGGAGGTCAGACCTTCGAACGCCCATGGTTCCCGGCAGACAGCATGGAGCTCGCCAAGCTGAAGGCAGACGTCGCCTTCGAAATGTTCACCGCGCTCGGCGTTCCCTATTACTGCTTTCATGACGCGGACGTCCGTCCGGAAGGCGCAAGTTTTGCCGAAAACACCCGTAACCTGAACGAAATCGTCGACTACTTCGCAGAAAAACAGGCGGCGACCGGCCTGAAGCTTCTCTGGGGCACGGCGAACCTGTTCTCGAACCGCCGTTTCATGTCGGGCGCTGCGACCAATCCTGATCCCGATGTCTTTGCCTTTTCCGCAGCGACGGTGAAAACCTGCATGGATGCCACGCTCAAGCTGGGCGGCGAGAACTATGTTCTTTGGGGTGGCCGTGAAGGCTATGAGACCCTTTTGAACACTGATCTGAAGCAGGAAGATCAGCAGCTCGGCCGCATGCTGAATATGGTGGTCGATTACAAGCACAAGATCGGTTTCAAGGGAGCGATCCTGATCGAGCCGAAGCCTCAGGAGCCGACCAAGCATCAGTACGATTATGATGTCGCAACGGTCTACGGATTCTTAAGGCGTCATGGTCTCGAGAATGAAGTGAAGGTCAACATCGAGCAGGGACATGCGATCCTGGCGGGTCATTCCTTCGAGCATGAGCTGGCGATGGCAAATGCTCTTGGAATCTTCGGGTCCATCGACATGAACCGCAACGACTATCAATCCGGTTGGGATACGGACCAATTCCCCAACAATGTTCCGGAAATGGCGCTCGCCTATTATGAGATCCTGAAGGGCGGTGGCTTCACCACTGGCGGGACGAACTTTGATGCCAAGCTGCGCCGCCAGTCCCTGGATCCTCAAGACCTTCTCACTGCCCACATTGGTGGAATGGATTGCTGTGCCCGTGGTCTCAAGGCTGCCGGGCGCATGCTTGAGGATGGCGTCCTGACAGACTTCGTCAAGGATCGTTATGCTGGCTGGCAGAGCGAGGACAGCAAGGCGATGCTGACGACATCGTCGCTCGAGGATATCGAACAGCGCGTCCTAAAGGAGGAAATCAACCCGCAGCCGGTCTCTGGACGTCAGGAATACCTGGAAAACGTGGTCAACCGCTACGTATAA
- the otsB gene encoding trehalose-phosphatase, translated as MNDAPQLEPDMALFLDFDGTLTELAPRPEEVQVASEVVSSLQHLQTGLEGAVAVISGRPIAQIDDFLAPLHLPAAGLHGLEHRMAADRDVLRDAPSPDIRALKGLLKNADILKRGATLEDKGPAVAMHYRAAPALEAEVVALMKEALKALPALHLVHGKMVVEAKPFSSDKGYAVRAFLEQPPFKGRRPVFIGDDVTDEDGIAAAQEAGGFGIKVGAGNTGALHRLKDVAAVHDWLAGRMTVSET; from the coding sequence ATGAACGACGCGCCGCAGCTTGAGCCGGACATGGCTCTTTTTCTCGATTTCGACGGAACGCTAACCGAGTTGGCTCCGCGCCCCGAAGAAGTTCAGGTCGCCAGCGAAGTCGTGTCTTCCTTGCAGCACCTTCAGACCGGACTCGAAGGAGCTGTTGCGGTCATTTCAGGCCGACCTATCGCGCAAATTGATGATTTCCTCGCGCCGCTTCACTTGCCGGCTGCGGGTCTTCATGGCCTTGAGCACCGCATGGCTGCCGACCGGGATGTCCTGCGCGATGCGCCAAGTCCTGACATTCGTGCGTTGAAAGGCCTGCTGAAAAACGCCGACATTTTGAAACGAGGCGCAACGCTTGAAGACAAGGGTCCGGCCGTCGCAATGCACTACCGCGCCGCGCCTGCGCTGGAGGCTGAAGTTGTCGCCCTGATGAAAGAGGCTTTGAAGGCCCTGCCGGCACTTCATCTTGTCCATGGCAAGATGGTGGTCGAGGCCAAGCCTTTTTCCAGCGACAAGGGTTATGCGGTTCGCGCTTTTCTCGAGCAGCCGCCTTTTAAAGGGCGCCGCCCGGTCTTTATCGGCGACGATGTGACCGATGAGGACGGAATAGCTGCAGCTCAGGAGGCTGGCGGTTTTGGGATCAAGGTGGGTGCCGGCAACACCGGCGCATTACACCGCTTGAAGGATGTGGCCGCCGTGCACGACTGGCTGGCCGGTAGGATGACTGTATCGGAGACCTGA